The genomic interval TGTAGTTTTACCTTCCAGCAAAACAATATATCTAAAATAGGATAACCAAATGAAGGTTGCAAGGTTAGATGGTTCTAAAATAGAGTTTTGGGCAGCAGTGTTCGTTGCTAATAAAATCCTATTTTGATGAGATTTCAACTTGAGAGCAGAGTCATCTAACAGTAGAAAAAGCAGAGGGTCTTGAGATATATCCAGGTGTAAAATCTCTGAAATAGCAGGACTTACAAAAGTCCAAAAAGAAAACACCAAACATTTCCAGAACATGTGCAAATAAGAGCCTACTGCAGATTTACTACAGAGATGACAGAATGGTTTGGATCTAACCTTCATACACAATACGCTAGTAGTAAAATATGCCCTATTAATACATGTATCATCTAATGTGCCAGGCTTTTAGATGGCATAAAACATCTGGCCTAAACTACATCCCAATCAGGTTTGGCTAAACCTTCCCATTCCCAAGAgtaaattataaattgtaaatagCTGGAATTTAAGAGTACTGTATTAGAAGAACTGAGTTCTAGACCTTGGAAACTATCCCACTAAAAGGGGTAGACACTCTCACAAAATGGTGTGCTGTGCTAGTAATGGTGTCACAGGAAATGCCATTGGCTTTTAGAGCTGACCTGAGTCTTTAATATAGTAAGATAGAAAAAACAAGTTAAGATAAATCTGTACTTAAGTCCTGAAATTATCTGATGCCCTTATCATCGAAAATATCTTTCAGGGAATGCCACAATCAGACCAGGCTTTAAAAACAAAGAGATTATTACTAGTGCACAAACAATTATTATGCCATAATGGTGTTGACTTAATCTGCTTTATACTGATTTAATCCATGTTTATATTGCAATAAAGGAAAAATCATGTCACTGAATTAGATAAATTGATAGTAGATTTTTGCTATTAAATTCATGTAACATTAATATTCTGCATGAAATGATCACAAAAAAGTTTAAGGTTTTAGTTCTTACAAATATTCAGAATTGCAGTTTTGTGTTGGAGGTGAATGAACAAGCTTTAGAATCATTCAGGATCTACCACTATGAGATGCTGATGTAGcaataaacttttaaaataattcacAGGTATATTTGAACTTTTTGAATACAACATATTAATTCTACACAGTGACTTTTACCATTGAGAAAGAGTGGATGAACGTTTCTGTTTTCCTTTGCTGTACTGGTTGGCAGGTTTATCTTGGTTTGGAGATctgctaatataataataacatttcaagggcaatatgtttttaaaaaggaatTATTTCTCAAATTTAATGTAGAATAACCAGAAAATATATTACAGATTAGCAACTTACCAGTTTTACTGTATGTTgtggtttcagaagtggacattacAGTTAATGCTGATGAAAAGACATTGTGAAATGTATGGTGATGTATATTATAGAAAATCTTCAACAAATCATGAGCTGGAGAGAGTGATTCACATTTTAAAGACATTCAGAATGGAGTAAGAATAGCTGATTTATAAACTCAATCACTCACAGGTTTTCATGTCTGTTGTAGTTGTTTGTTCAGTGATGGTTGATGTTGAAACTGCAGAGACAATTTATCAGCATTATACAGagtcattttacattattaataatttaattattacattttttttattgacattatttatttacattaattatttacattattatcaaACTTTAAAGCAAAGCTAGTTAGTTGGAGATACAGATCCTtaagtaattataataaatatcttGTTGGTCCTTTAGTAATGTGTGGTTTTGGgtagaaaacaacaacacaaacattattattaacaaattgaTTTGATAAATTTAGTGATGTGGCTTTAAGGAAACAACAGCATGTCACTGGGACAGTATCTTAAAGGGACACCTTTGTCCCTTCTTCACTCCTAAAGTATATTAtttgcatattagtaccttagagTAGTAATGTGTGACCTTAAGGCAGTAATATGTACTATTACAGTCTATTAAAAGGGTCTTTACAAATATTATCCAATCCATCCAGAAGTGCCCTACAGGTGTAACATCATCATCACTAACTAATAATGAGTTTTAGAAGTGAATCTGTATAACGTTAAATAATACATGATCAATAAAAACACTGGAATAAAAGTTTCTAATACAGAAGAACAGCAGTGAAATATCTCACCTCGAACCATCACTGTGGCAGGATCAGAATCAGATGATGATATGATTGAGCCTCCCTCAGTTATCATTGTGTAGAAACAGATAATGTTGAGTGATTCAGGTGATTTTACAGCTGCCCATCTGAACACTTCAGCACCAGTGAGATCCAGCTCACATGATGAACTGCTTttcattttcttctcttctctgttTATGAAGAAGTGACATTCAGTCACTGTAACACGTGGATCTGTCTCGCAGCTGATCTTCACTGAGCTGGACTCTCTTATGACATCTGGAGATACTTTTACTCTAGGAAATTCTGCAACAAAACAGATCAATCAGTCATTCTCATATTTATTCTGTCattctcatatttatttatttattactttaaagGCATCATGACATGCAGTGTAAAACCGAACAGTGAAAATTAGTTAATTTcactcaaataataatgtaaGTTAATTGGACTGAATTGAAATAAATTCTGTAAACTCAAAATGCTGTTGTAATAAGGTGAACTTAAAAAGattttctagttcccagcatgctttgcatcagccaacaaggaaaataaatgtagaaattaagtgttattttgtgtgtttacacAAGATTAACATATAGAGACAtaagttagtacttaaatgttgtgttatgttaGGATTTTATATGTTTCTGTTATGTTGGTTTTAAAGTTTTACCGTTATGGTGAAGGATAGAGCCTGAGGTTAGGTTGAGGATGGAAAGCAAAACTTAAAGGCTTTATATACTGCATGATGTTTGAATATTTATATGTCTTTTTTGATAACTACATTAGTACATACCAGTGTGCTGTTGCTAACTAGCACGGAGCTATAAAGATCTGAATGAATATACTGTTAATGGAAGTAAGTTGTATATGATTATCATCGTGATGAGTTTGGTGGGATCATGGAAGAGAGGCTTGGCTTGGCTCCAATGGCTCTCAGCCCCACCCCTCTTGTCATAAAATGTTAAGCtttattaactttaaaaaaatttagtttgtttACTCAAATATTTTTAGACAATAATTTACCACAAATATTTTGAGTATTCTTAACTTACCAGGTTTTACAGTGTGTGAAGTTTATTgatgaaatgaaaaaagaaacacAGGTAAATAACAAAGGAAAACTGAACAAGAGCAGGAGCAAAGTCCATGAACAGAGACTCAAGAATCAGAGACAAGGATTGTGATGCATGTAAATGAATGGGACATTTTAGTTTgagccaaaataaaataatctacttacaaattaaaagtaaattttgcatttaggTAGTTCTTATCACATTTGTGTGTTGAAGTGATTTTTCTAATAAGTTTGGTTTTAgttatttgatgctataaaaacagcacccacaaaacattattaacattataagtGAGCCTCGaggaacaatataaaaataattgtaaaaatccaGTGTCTCCACaactaaaaatttatattttcaatatctgCTTTTTTCTCAATTTCTCATTCAAGTAACACCCGTAATTACTTTCATATGAACATGTGCAGATGTAGATGAATACAGTGGACATTCCAAAGATGTTTACAAAACCAAGTCCAATTAATATAAGCTTCTTATTTCTAGGAACTCAAATGTTTAATCAGGTTATTGCAGTCAGGGAATGCATTTTCATGACATGGCTAATGTAAAACTAATACACCTATAAAAAGCAGAGAAGTTTTATGTTTAAGTGTGTGCAGTATTACTAAAACATATTGAACACAAATGCTGAAGTATATTAGGCAAATGTGGACATACAgtatttaatcaaaattaaacaatAGACATCACTTACTGTAAGACTGAACCTCCATCAGGAGCTGAATAACTATGAAGATGAACAACTTCATAACAGCGAGTGTGAGAAAGAGATTGAATGAGACTCTTACAAAGAGTGAATTAGGAAATGGTCATCAGACCACAAACTATTAATGCATTGTACAATCAGttatgaagatgaacacagatcGTGAGACCATAGCTGTTTTCACTATAACAGATGACAGATCTGGAGCAAAGACTAAAAGAAGGAAAGTAGTTTTGTAAAAGTAACATATAAACACCTGTACCATTAATACACTTGAAAAACACAAGatcataacaaaataaaaaaatgtggaatACATTATTCTCTTTATAGTCTCTTCAGTAGATACACGTTT from Carassius carassius chromosome 44, fCarCar2.1, whole genome shotgun sequence carries:
- the LOC132126230 gene encoding uncharacterized protein LOC132126230, which encodes MKLFIFIVIQLLMEVQSYKFPRVKVSPDVIRESSSVKISCETDPRVTVTECHFFINREEKKMKSSSSCELDLTGAEVFRWAAVKSPESLNIICFYTMITEGGSIISSSDSDPATVMVRVSTSTITEQTTTTDMKTSLTVMSTSETTTYSKTDLQTKINLPTSTAKENRNVHPLFLNGSWLSVVLVFTGIGLFLSGLIGFVCLCRFTSSADVLTEVNYVSCQMETTSLLTSSLCSSKHG